The Microcoleus sp. FACHB-672 genomic interval AAACAGTTATCTGTCAATTCTTGAAAGTTGCCGTGTCTTAGCATTTATTTATTAATTTTACCTTCAACCGGCCTCACCCGCAAAAACAGAAAATTGGAAGTAAATGTTAAATTTAACAAAATTAAAAGGTAAATCCAGTAAAATAAAAAATTATTTAACCAAACAGCACTGACAACAAATCCAACCTGTTAATGGAGAGAGTGCTAATCTAGAAACAAAGGGCTTTGCCCGGTCTTATACTGTCATTTTGCAGAATTATGTCATCACACGACCTGTTAATGTTAGGAATGCTGCTGCTACCCGGTTTAGCGCTATCCATCGCGATTATGAGCGCATTTGCCGCCGGCGGTTGAGTCTTGAGTGGGGAGTTGCAACTGTTTTGAGTGATCAAATCTTAGGACAGTTGCAACTCCCAAAATCTTGACCTCATAACCACCCAAAATTACAAGCCCAACAACTTCGCACTTTGTTCAGGATTTACCAAAGTATTGGCGCACAAAATCCCAGAAGCAGCAACCGCTGGAACGCCGATACCGGGCATCGTGCTGTCTCCCACTCGGTACAAACCGGCAATCGGTGTGTGCAAGCCAGGAAACATCCCCTTGCCAGCCGCAATTGCCGGCCCGTAAGTTCCTTGATAGCGGCGCAAATACTTCGCGTGTGTCACCGGCGTCCCGATCATTTCCATGTTAATACGTTGCCGCAAGTCTGGGATCACCCGTTCCACCGCGCGAAACAAAGGTTGCGCTTTCAGTTGTTTGCGTTCCTCATAAGCGCTATCTCGCTGCCAACCGGCATAAGGTTCCAACGTATAAGCATGAACCAGATGGTGTCCTGCCGGCGCGAGTTGGGAATCCCAAACACTGGGAATGGAAATCATGCAGGTATTGCCGGGTGTGGCGATATCGAGATCGCTGTCGTGAACAACGACATGATGACCCGTTAACGCTTCCAAACCCTCACCTCGGATGCCGAGATGTAAATGCATAAAGCTTTCCACCGCCGGCGTTTCAAGGGCATCGCGTCGATAAGATGCCGGCAAGTCTTCGGGTTTAAGCAGATGGGTGTAGGTATCCCAAATTGTGGCGTTGGAAATAACGATTGGTGCGTGGATCACTTCACCCGATCGCAACTGCACACCCACCGCTCGACCCGATTCTACCAAAATTTGCTCGACATGAGTTTTCAGCCGCAGCCGGCCTCCCCAGCGTTCTAATCCTCGTACCAACGCATCAACAATGGCGGTACTTCCTCCGACTGGATATTCAACGCCCCAGCGGTTGCGTTCCCCAAACATAAACGCCACTTCTGGCGCAATGGTTCCGTGTGCTTTCAAACCGGAAAGCAGAAAACATTCCAAATCAATGAGCTGCCGCACTTGCGCGTCAGTGACATCCCGATCCATTACCTGGCCGGCAGAACCCTGGATCGTGCCAATTTGAGGCAGCAACTTCAACAAAGCCGGCCAAGATCGCAGCAATGCCGGCAGCATTTGCCAATCCGCCCGTAGTGCCAAGGTGGGGATATCTTTAAGCGCATCGTAGAGAGTTAAGAGGCGCTTCTCAAAGCGCTCTAATTCCCGCGCACCTTGGGGCGTAATCTGGGCGACAGCTTGTCGATAACGTTCTGAATCAGAATACACCGGCAGCGTGAAATTTGGAAAGTGGTAATGACCCAGCGGTTCGTAAGGGACGGTTTGCAGAGATTCCCCCAAAACTTCTAGCACTTGCCGCAGGGGGTTGAGACTTTGCCGGCCTGATAAGCCGCAGTAAAATGATGGGCCTGTGTCAAAGTGAAATCCCTGCCGGTGAAAGCCATGTGCGGCGCCACCTGGGGCTGTGTGGCTTTCGCAGACCACCACAGTTTTACCATAGCGAGCCAGCATTGCCCCAGCCACTAAGCCGCCAATGCCGGTGCCAATGACAATCACATCAAAATCTGGCATGAATCTATCTAATTCAAGGAATGCGGCAAAGACTGCAGATTTTTTGAAAAAATGACAAAATGCGGGATTTTAAATGAGTTTCTTCACTTCAAAATTCCCGCATTGCAATAGATATTTTGGAACTCAAGCATTCATCTCCTACATCGCAGATGAATGCTTGTGAGAACAGCTTTATTTACGCACTTTTTCCGGCCCTTCTTTCATTATCTTCTAGAGTTTGTAAGATTTCCAGGTATTTTGAGGACTGGAATTGAACGGTTTTTACAAAACTCTTGAGACTATGATATTTTAGCGGAATAGATCCTTGGAAATTGCCTTCTTCTAAGTTTTGTTCCAAATAAGTTTCTAAGTCCCGGACGCTGTTTTCAATGACAGCCATCACCTCATTGACTCGCTGTTCTACCAATCCTTTAACAACGGCTTCCAGTTCGAGTTGCTTTTTAATGGTGTCACTAATTCTTCCTTCTGTATCCTCAGTTCCCAAAGGAAATTCTGGAATATTTAAGAAGCCGTAGTTACAACTATCATCCTCATCATCATCCTCAAAGGCATCTTTGCTGTTTAGTGGCAGCGCAAGATAGTCTTCTGAAGAAGGGTTATACGGAGCTTTTAAATCTATTGCTGTAGGTTCATCCTCATCCGCATCGTCAGTAATATCCCGACCTTTTTGCAGGTATTGATAGTAAGGTAGCAGACAGTCAACGATGATTCCCGCTGTGCCGATCTGCTTATCTGGCTCATCCAAGCAGGCTGCTGTTCCGTACAATCTAAATTCTAAATCTTCGGGTGTTTCGCACGAATAAAACAAGGCTCTGACTATCTCATCAAATTCTAGCGAATCAAGCGTCGCCCAGTCTTGCGTGCTGTAGGCAAATTTATAATTCAGGGCGGAAAATACCAGAACTTTTGCTCGCCGGAGGGTTGAATCTCTGGCAACTTTAAATTTTAAATCGTATAAATCGTAGGGATATTTTACTCCTTTTTTGAGTTGTTTTAATTGCGTGCGTATCCGTTTTCTTGATGCCAAATTTTCTGGATACAGTTTATTTAATTTTTGAATCAACGTATTGGCTAGCATGAAATACTGAACTTTTTTATTCAGTTTTTTGACAACTTGAATCAGAACCGATTTAAGCTGCCCGTAAGTTGGGGCAATTTCGTGCAGGTCTTTAATTAAGGTGGATAATTGAATAGCTTCGAGCTTTTTCAGGTCATTCTCCCATGTATTTTTGCTAGCGCATAACAGGAGTTTTTTGACTTTGATTAAATTTTCAATACGTTCTAAATCTTTGACAACGTCATCTACAAATTGTATCGTTTCCATGTGTTTGTTTCTCCTATGGAATGCCCAGCAAACAATTGATGGCGGCTGAAAGAGGAGTGCTGGCCTCTCTTCGTGGCGGTTGCGGACAGCCCGATAAAACTCATATCGAGATTACTGCGATTGAGATTTTGTAGGGGGTGTAAGGTATATAATACCTCAGCCGGCTAGTTCGCCTGATTGCCGGAGGTTTTCTAATCGGCTGAGCATCACATTTATCGTAAAGAGTGAAGAGTGAAAAGTGAAGCGTGATAATACTGATCTGCCATTATCTACTGTGAAGTTCCTGCTAGTTTAGTTTATCACATTTCACTTTATGCTTGTATCTTTTCACTCAATTTTTCAGGCGTTTGCACTTTCTGCCGGCGGTGTCAAGCAATCTTTAAGGCTGTAGACGACCTGAGTTTGCTGTGCCGGTGAAAGTTCTGGGAACATCGGTAAGGATAAGACCTCTGTTGCAACCTGTTCGCTCACCGGCATCTGGCCGGCTTGATAACCCAATTCTTTGTAAACTGGTTGCAGATGCAAAGGCAAGGGATAATAGACCATTGAACTAACGCCCAACTGCTGTAGTCGCTCTCGGACTTGGTCGCGACCGGCACCCGTTGGCGACGTTTGAGCAATGCGAATCGTGTATTGATTCCAAACGCCGCGCCCCTCAGACAGTTCTTGAGGGCGAATGATGCCTGGAATTGGACTCAACAGTTGGTCATAATGCACCGCAACCGCCCGACGCCGGTCATTCCAATTATCAAGATAACGCAGCTTAATTTGAAGAATTGCAGCTTGTATAGTATCAAGCCGGCTGTTCATGCCAATTTCTTCGTAATAGTAGCGCCGTTTCTGGCCGTG includes:
- a CDS encoding phytoene desaturase family protein, which encodes MPDFDVIVIGTGIGGLVAGAMLARYGKTVVVCESHTAPGGAAHGFHRQGFHFDTGPSFYCGLSGRQSLNPLRQVLEVLGESLQTVPYEPLGHYHFPNFTLPVYSDSERYRQAVAQITPQGARELERFEKRLLTLYDALKDIPTLALRADWQMLPALLRSWPALLKLLPQIGTIQGSAGQVMDRDVTDAQVRQLIDLECFLLSGLKAHGTIAPEVAFMFGERNRWGVEYPVGGSTAIVDALVRGLERWGGRLRLKTHVEQILVESGRAVGVQLRSGEVIHAPIVISNATIWDTYTHLLKPEDLPASYRRDALETPAVESFMHLHLGIRGEGLEALTGHHVVVHDSDLDIATPGNTCMISIPSVWDSQLAPAGHHLVHAYTLEPYAGWQRDSAYEERKQLKAQPLFRAVERVIPDLRQRINMEMIGTPVTHAKYLRRYQGTYGPAIAAGKGMFPGLHTPIAGLYRVGDSTMPGIGVPAVAASGILCANTLVNPEQSAKLLGL